The following are encoded in a window of bacterium SCSIO 12643 genomic DNA:
- a CDS encoding O-antigen ligase family protein, protein MTSLFRDISLEKLNLYVLHVLVFLISFQERLIPVTLVIFLVLNLFSVPFSERQRLFKKRKLYIFSFTLFYVVTLMGMLYTIDIPEGLFDLEVKMSMLFVPLLFLTSNIINRFSVYGLLKTFIWGVTLSLVIQFIIAGFNFTDTGNPDVFFYTLLSLFHHPSYFSMYVNFAIASLLVLIFHSRNRPQFRHFALLGFLMIGVYQLSSRTGMLTLVLLLLYAFVYIFFPELKWKKMLYSLFATLLLLMAVIYPITKYTNSFRKVDVVSSKSSSGVRMSMWKSSIPLIKENLLLGVGTGDVNWELRKRFSQDRLVRAVRDNLNAHNQFIQTQVGLGLLGTFALLISLFIPLWFSVKKGKLFFPLFLLILLINFLTESVLNTQAGVVYYAVMNSIVFFTYEN, encoded by the coding sequence GTGACCAGTTTATTTCGAGATATATCGTTGGAAAAACTCAATCTTTATGTATTACATGTTTTGGTTTTTTTGATTTCATTTCAGGAAAGACTTATACCAGTAACTTTAGTGATATTTCTGGTGTTGAATTTATTCTCAGTTCCGTTTTCTGAAAGACAAAGACTATTCAAGAAAAGAAAACTCTATATTTTTTCTTTTACGTTGTTCTATGTGGTGACTTTGATGGGAATGCTTTATACCATAGATATTCCTGAAGGGTTATTTGATTTGGAGGTAAAGATGTCCATGCTATTCGTTCCGTTGCTTTTCCTGACTTCAAATATTATTAATAGGTTCTCTGTGTACGGATTGCTCAAAACATTTATATGGGGAGTTACATTGTCATTGGTGATACAGTTCATTATAGCAGGATTTAATTTTACTGATACTGGCAATCCGGACGTCTTTTTCTACACATTACTATCGTTATTCCATCATCCATCTTATTTTTCGATGTATGTGAATTTTGCTATTGCTAGTTTATTAGTTTTAATCTTCCATTCAAGAAATAGACCGCAGTTTAGGCATTTTGCTCTCCTTGGCTTTTTAATGATTGGTGTTTATCAGCTTTCATCCCGTACAGGTATGTTAACTCTGGTGTTGCTTTTGTTATATGCGTTTGTGTATATATTCTTTCCGGAGTTAAAATGGAAAAAAATGTTGTATTCGTTATTTGCAACCCTATTGCTTCTTATGGCAGTTATCTATCCAATTACGAAATATACCAATTCATTCCGAAAAGTAGATGTGGTGAGTTCAAAGTCAAGTTCAGGAGTAAGGATGTCTATGTGGAAATCTTCAATTCCTTTAATAAAGGAAAACTTATTGTTAGGAGTAGGGACTGGTGATGTAAATTGGGAGTTAAGGAAAAGGTTTTCCCAGGATAGACTCGTTAGAGCTGTGAGAGATAATCTAAATGCGCATAATCAATTCATTCAGACTCAAGTGGGTTTAGGGCTATTGGGAACTTTTGCTTTGTTAATTTCGTTATTTATACCGCTGTGGTTTTCGGTAAAAAAAGGGAAACTGTTTTTTCCACTTTTTTTATTGATTCTATTGATCAATTTTTTAACTGAATCGGTCTTGAATACACAGGCTGGGGTTGTTTACTATGCGGTGATGAACTCTATTGTGTTCTTTACTTATGAGAATTAA
- a CDS encoding sugar transferase: protein MIKRLFDIVSSLTVLLLLFPVTLMISILIVIDSKGGIFYMQKRVGKDGKEFGLYKFRTMRPDSDKVKITVGDRDPRVTNIGYYLRKYKLDELPQLINILVGEMSVIGPRPEVKQYVDLYTTEQLKVLSVKPGLSDLATLEYVNESEILAQSDNPEETYIHEIMPDKLALNLKYIENQSFLLDMKIIFKTLLRIIR, encoded by the coding sequence GTGATAAAGCGACTTTTTGATATTGTCTCTTCGCTAACCGTGTTATTGTTACTATTTCCGGTTACACTAATGATTTCTATTTTAATTGTAATAGATTCTAAAGGAGGAATCTTTTATATGCAAAAAAGAGTGGGAAAGGACGGGAAGGAATTCGGTTTGTATAAATTCAGAACAATGCGTCCGGATTCAGATAAAGTGAAAATTACGGTTGGAGATCGAGACCCAAGAGTAACCAACATAGGATATTATTTGAGGAAATATAAATTAGATGAATTACCTCAGTTAATTAATATTTTAGTGGGTGAAATGAGCGTGATTGGCCCAAGACCTGAGGTGAAGCAGTATGTTGATTTATATACTACTGAGCAACTAAAAGTATTATCAGTTAAACCTGGGCTTTCTGATTTGGCAACTTTAGAATACGTAAATGAAAGTGAAATATTAGCTCAATCTGACAACCCGGAAGAGACATATATTCATGAAATAATGCCTGATAAATTGGCTTTGAATTTAAAATATATAGAGAATCAAAGCTTTTTATTGGATATGAAAATCATATTTAAAACGCTACTTAGGATTATTCGTTAA
- a CDS encoding transglutaminase family protein — MRTPKEINALIRLLDDPDEDIYGHIKEELKSFGSDVIPNLESHWEKNRLGNLFQHRIENLIHEIQYGSLEDNLVQWWHSDKPDLLDGVTLVSNYKYPTLSIDYINDQITKYTQEIWLEINDYLTALEKIKLINHFIFEVHGFSGNVAGFHDNQNSFLKDVLDSKKGNPLSLSILYILIGRQLDLPIYGVNLPRHFVVAYLDPYRLTNPIEDSPVLFYINPFSNGDVFGPSELSSFLEKINVKEKDEYFKPCDSKVILKRMLNNLIYAYTKSEDIQKAEEIKRLSNLLK; from the coding sequence GTGCGTACACCAAAAGAAATAAATGCGTTAATTCGACTTTTAGATGATCCTGATGAAGATATCTATGGACACATCAAAGAAGAACTCAAATCATTTGGTTCTGATGTAATTCCTAATTTAGAATCTCATTGGGAAAAAAATCGTCTTGGAAATTTATTTCAGCATAGAATCGAGAACCTGATCCATGAAATTCAATACGGATCTTTAGAAGACAATCTCGTTCAGTGGTGGCATAGTGACAAACCTGATCTACTTGATGGTGTTACTTTAGTTTCTAACTATAAGTACCCTACATTATCTATTGATTATATCAATGATCAAATCACAAAGTACACACAAGAAATCTGGCTGGAAATCAATGATTATTTAACAGCTCTGGAAAAAATAAAACTTATCAATCATTTTATTTTTGAGGTTCATGGTTTTTCTGGAAATGTGGCAGGTTTTCACGACAATCAAAACTCTTTTCTAAAAGATGTTTTGGATTCAAAAAAAGGCAACCCGTTATCTCTGTCTATTTTATACATTCTAATTGGACGCCAATTGGACTTACCAATTTATGGAGTAAATCTTCCCAGACATTTTGTTGTTGCATATTTAGATCCTTATCGTTTAACAAATCCAATAGAAGATTCCCCTGTTCTATTTTATATCAATCCATTTTCAAATGGTGATGTATTTGGCCCTTCGGAATTGAGTTCTTTTTTGGAGAAAATAAACGTCAAAGAAAAAGATGAATATTTCAAACCTTGTGATAGTAAGGTTATTCTCAAACGTATGCTCAATAATTTAATATACGCTTATACAAAATCTGAAGACATTCAAAAAGCGGAGGAAATCAAACGATTATCCAACCTCCTAAAATAA
- a CDS encoding DegT/DnrJ/EryC1/StrS aminotransferase family protein, with the protein MIPFSPPRIDEKIILEVVDALRSGWITTGPKTKLFEKRITEFTGANATVCLNSGTAGMELMLSWFGVGPGDEVIIPAYTYTATANAVIHSGATPVMCDVKRDDFNMDVSKVGALITEKTKVIIPVDIGGWPCDYDELHEVIKQDKIRSKFTPNTEVQELLGRIMILADGAHSIGSIYKGKNSGTCADATAFSFHAVKNLTTAEGGAISLMLPKRFDPQRMYNDLNVKSLHGQTKDAFAKVQKGGWRYDVVEAGYKYNMTDILASIGLVELERYKDDTLVKRKHIFEKYNQLLSKYEWAWTPTYLDNEKESNCHLYLLRIKDITEQQRNLIIFEISNLDVSVNVHYQPLPMLSFYKHRGYKMLDYPVAFENYTQEISLPIFYDLTDEQIEFVVKALVKSVKKVLKR; encoded by the coding sequence ATGATTCCATTTTCTCCACCAAGAATTGATGAAAAAATTATCCTTGAAGTAGTAGATGCTTTACGCTCGGGATGGATCACGACAGGTCCAAAAACCAAATTATTTGAAAAGCGAATAACGGAGTTTACCGGGGCAAATGCTACGGTATGCTTGAATAGTGGTACTGCAGGAATGGAACTCATGTTAAGTTGGTTTGGTGTCGGGCCAGGTGATGAGGTGATTATTCCGGCATATACGTATACGGCCACAGCTAATGCTGTGATTCATAGTGGAGCAACACCTGTGATGTGCGATGTAAAACGTGACGATTTTAATATGGATGTGTCTAAAGTTGGAGCGTTAATTACTGAGAAAACCAAAGTGATTATTCCTGTGGATATAGGGGGATGGCCGTGTGATTATGATGAATTACATGAGGTGATCAAACAAGATAAAATCAGATCAAAATTCACGCCCAATACTGAGGTTCAGGAACTATTGGGAAGAATTATGATTTTGGCTGATGGAGCGCATTCTATAGGTTCCATCTATAAGGGTAAAAACTCGGGGACTTGTGCTGATGCTACAGCATTTTCTTTCCATGCTGTAAAGAACCTTACCACAGCAGAAGGTGGCGCTATTTCTTTAATGTTGCCAAAGAGATTTGATCCTCAAAGGATGTATAACGATTTGAATGTAAAATCTCTTCATGGACAAACCAAAGATGCTTTTGCAAAGGTTCAGAAGGGAGGATGGAGATATGATGTGGTTGAAGCTGGGTATAAATACAATATGACCGATATTTTAGCTTCTATAGGCCTGGTGGAGTTGGAGAGATATAAAGATGATACTTTGGTTAAACGTAAACACATCTTTGAAAAATACAACCAACTTCTGTCCAAATATGAATGGGCATGGACGCCTACATATTTGGATAATGAGAAAGAATCAAACTGTCATTTATACTTGCTTAGAATAAAAGATATTACGGAACAACAAAGAAACTTAATCATTTTTGAGATTTCAAATCTGGATGTTTCTGTAAATGTACATTATCAACCATTGCCAATGCTTTCATTCTATAAGCATAGAGGATACAAAATGCTGGATTATCCTGTGGCATTTGAGAATTACACTCAAGAAATTAGTTTGCCTATTTTTTATGATTTGACTGACGAACAAATTGAATTTGTGGTTAAAGCTTTAGTTAAATCAGTGAAAAAAGTCTTGAAGCGATAA
- a CDS encoding nucleoside phosphorylase has translation MERIPDSELILNADGSVYHLQLKPEHIADNVIVVGDPGRVRLVSSFFDHIEYKISNREFVTHTGIYKNNRFTVISTGIGTDNIDIVINELDAAVNIDLATKTVKEDKRSLNIVRIGTSGALQGDIPVDSFLLSEKAMGFDGLLHFYSDKLNVNEKEISDSFCEHTKWNENLARPYVVSASPELISKLDHGVYKGMTATASGFYAPQGRILRLQPQMDEFPELLSSFSHEGLKITNFEMETSALYGLSKALGHHACTVCAIIANRKNKQFSKKHDQTINELITHVLNNLTI, from the coding sequence CAGTTAAAACCAGAACATATTGCGGATAACGTCATTGTTGTAGGTGACCCTGGAAGAGTTCGTTTAGTATCCTCATTTTTCGATCACATAGAATACAAAATATCAAATCGTGAGTTCGTAACCCATACCGGGATCTATAAAAACAACAGGTTTACGGTTATTTCAACGGGTATAGGAACCGACAATATTGACATTGTAATCAATGAATTGGATGCTGCAGTTAATATTGACCTGGCCACTAAAACAGTTAAAGAAGATAAACGGTCTTTAAATATTGTAAGAATTGGAACCTCTGGTGCTTTACAAGGAGATATACCCGTAGATTCTTTTTTACTGAGTGAAAAAGCAATGGGCTTTGATGGTCTTTTACATTTTTATTCGGATAAACTAAATGTAAATGAAAAAGAGATTTCAGATTCTTTTTGCGAACATACTAAATGGAACGAGAATTTGGCACGTCCATATGTGGTAAGCGCAAGTCCGGAGTTAATATCAAAACTAGATCATGGTGTTTACAAAGGAATGACAGCAACAGCATCAGGTTTCTATGCGCCTCAGGGAAGAATTTTAAGGCTTCAACCTCAAATGGATGAGTTTCCGGAACTTCTCTCATCATTTTCTCATGAAGGTCTAAAAATCACCAATTTTGAAATGGAAACTTCAGCTCTATATGGTCTATCTAAAGCGCTTGGACACCATGCCTGTACTGTTTGTGCTATAATAGCAAATCGAAAAAACAAACAGTTTAGCAAAAAACATGATCAGACAATTAACGAGCTTATCACCCATGTTTTGAACAACTTAACAATATGA